A single window of Caldimicrobium thiodismutans DNA harbors:
- a CDS encoding cation-translocating P-type ATPase has translation MRINELSSEEVFRVLRTTSEGLSEEEARRRLIQFGYNEIKETRKYVLLKKFISQFTHFLALILWIGAFLAFLADYLQPGEGMRHLGFAILTVILINAIFAFFQEYKAEKSLEKLKELLPSYIRVIRDGKEREISVREIVPGDLLLLYEGDKVPADARVIEAYALSLDKSHLTGEANPLFLITEPFKGELFQSPNIAFAGSTVLSGWGKAVVFATGSQTEFGRIARLTETVKIEKTPLQKEISKTSRLIALFATSIGLIFFLIGHFLEKSFWENFTFAIGVIVALVPEGLLPTVTLSLAMVSQRMLKRKALVKVLTAVEGLGSVSVICTDKTGTLTQNKMEVRDLWIFDEKAFPMFLKIALLCNNTKEMEGELKGDPTEVALYKFAKTYLKETPSERLSEIPFDPIRKRMTTQNKLDEGLLFLTKGATEGILPLCTHALISGKKVKLDEKLREEILKNYESLMEKGLRVLALAFSEAEPEKDMTFVGLIGLEDPPRPEVKEAIRKCKEAGIRIILVTGDASKTALAISREIGLASNPVIIEGEEFHKMTDEELKEKLKAKEILFTRMSPKDKLRIVTLLQELGERVAVTGDGVNDAPAIKKADIGIAMGSGTEVAKEVSSIILLDDNFATIVSAIEEGRGVYENIKKFLAYFLTSNVAELVPYILYAFYRLPLPLTIMQILAIDLGTDILPGLALGIEKPTGEEMKKPPRSPKEKLFSLLLILRVCLLLAPFEVIAGLFGYFYVLYTGGWSLGTLLEPTNLLYQQATTACLTGIVLTQIGNVMACRTFRTPVLKIGLFSNPFLLIGILFEVFLQLFIVYHPLGQKIFSTYALPLHIWLILFPFALALFITTDLSKYLMSKKF, from the coding sequence GTGCGGATTAACGAGCTTTCTTCTGAAGAAGTTTTCAGGGTTTTAAGAACAACTTCAGAAGGACTAAGTGAAGAAGAGGCCAGAAGAAGGCTTATTCAGTTCGGTTATAATGAAATTAAGGAGACCCGTAAGTATGTTCTTTTAAAAAAGTTCATATCTCAGTTCACTCATTTTTTAGCTCTTATCCTCTGGATAGGGGCTTTTTTGGCCTTTCTTGCTGATTATCTTCAGCCTGGTGAGGGCATGCGCCATCTTGGCTTTGCTATTCTCACCGTTATTCTCATCAATGCTATCTTTGCCTTTTTTCAGGAATACAAAGCAGAAAAGTCCTTAGAAAAATTAAAGGAGCTTTTACCCTCCTATATCAGAGTGATAAGAGATGGAAAAGAAAGAGAAATCTCCGTAAGAGAAATAGTGCCAGGTGATCTCCTTCTTCTTTATGAGGGAGATAAGGTTCCTGCAGATGCAAGAGTTATTGAGGCTTATGCTTTAAGCCTTGATAAATCCCATTTAACAGGAGAAGCCAATCCCCTTTTTCTAATTACTGAGCCCTTTAAGGGGGAGCTCTTTCAAAGCCCCAATATAGCCTTTGCAGGCTCAACAGTTCTTTCAGGATGGGGAAAAGCTGTTGTCTTTGCCACAGGCTCTCAGACTGAATTTGGTAGAATTGCCCGTCTTACCGAGACTGTAAAGATCGAAAAAACGCCTCTCCAAAAAGAAATTTCCAAAACCTCTCGTCTTATTGCCCTTTTTGCAACCTCTATAGGTCTTATTTTTTTTCTCATAGGTCATTTTCTTGAAAAGAGTTTTTGGGAAAATTTTACCTTTGCCATCGGAGTAATTGTAGCCCTTGTTCCAGAAGGTCTTCTGCCTACTGTTACCCTTTCCTTAGCCATGGTAAGTCAGCGGATGCTTAAAAGGAAAGCCCTGGTTAAAGTGCTCACCGCTGTTGAAGGATTGGGAAGCGTGTCTGTTATTTGCACGGATAAAACAGGAACCTTAACCCAGAATAAAATGGAAGTCAGGGACCTCTGGATTTTTGATGAAAAAGCCTTCCCTATGTTCTTAAAAATTGCCCTGCTCTGTAACAATACTAAAGAAATGGAAGGAGAATTAAAGGGAGATCCCACAGAAGTTGCTCTTTACAAATTTGCTAAAACTTATTTAAAGGAGACACCCTCTGAGCGTCTTTCAGAAATTCCTTTTGACCCCATTCGCAAGAGAATGACCACTCAAAACAAACTTGATGAAGGCCTCCTTTTTTTAACCAAGGGAGCAACAGAAGGAATCTTACCTCTCTGCACCCATGCTTTGATCTCTGGAAAAAAGGTTAAGTTAGATGAAAAGTTGAGGGAAGAGATTTTGAAAAATTACGAATCCCTTATGGAAAAAGGGCTCCGCGTGTTAGCTCTGGCTTTCTCCGAAGCCGAACCTGAAAAGGATATGACCTTTGTGGGATTAATAGGACTTGAGGATCCCCCTCGACCGGAGGTCAAAGAAGCCATAAGAAAATGCAAGGAAGCAGGAATAAGGATTATTCTTGTCACAGGAGATGCCTCAAAAACAGCCCTTGCCATTTCAAGAGAAATAGGTCTTGCATCAAATCCTGTAATCATTGAAGGCGAAGAATTTCATAAAATGACTGATGAAGAGTTAAAGGAAAAATTAAAGGCAAAAGAAATCCTTTTTACTCGTATGTCTCCAAAGGATAAACTTCGCATTGTTACTCTTCTTCAGGAACTGGGAGAAAGGGTCGCGGTAACTGGAGATGGGGTTAACGATGCTCCTGCTATTAAAAAAGCAGACATTGGAATTGCCATGGGAAGCGGAACTGAGGTAGCCAAAGAGGTAAGTTCCATTATTCTCTTAGATGACAATTTTGCAACCATTGTCAGTGCCATTGAAGAAGGGAGAGGAGTTTACGAAAATATTAAAAAATTTTTGGCCTATTTTTTAACCTCTAATGTTGCTGAACTTGTGCCTTATATACTTTATGCCTTTTATCGATTGCCCCTTCCCTTGACCATCATGCAAATTCTTGCCATTGACCTTGGAACTGACATTTTACCCGGGCTTGCCCTTGGCATAGAAAAACCAACTGGTGAGGAAATGAAAAAACCACCAAGAAGTCCAAAGGAAAAACTCTTCAGTCTTCTTTTAATCTTGAGAGTGTGTCTCCTTCTTGCCCCCTTTGAGGTCATAGCTGGTTTATTCGGATATTTTTATGTTTTATATACTGGGGGATGGAGCTTGGGAACCTTGCTTGAGCCTACCAATCTCCTTTATCAACAGGCAACCACAGCCTGCCTAACAGGAATTGTTCTCACTCAAATTGGAAATGTAATGGCCTGCAGAACCTTTAGGACTCCTGTTTTGAAAATTGGTCTATTTTCAAATCCCTTTCTTTTGATAGGGATTCTTTTTGAGGTTTTTCTTCAGCTCTTTATTGTCTATCATCCCTTAGGGCAAAAGATCTTCTCAACCTATGCCCTACCCCTTCACATCTGGTTGATTTTATTCCCCTTTGCCCTTGCTCTTTTTATAACTACAGATTTATCGAAATACTTAATGTCTAAAAAATTCTAA
- a CDS encoding class I SAM-dependent methyltransferase — MNFRNEKAKVLALLEVQFESPLARHQDIYFCDINVWREADLLPSPFKELVKDGEPGAKATLEVSGKDFFNYKDACVYDVKKYQFKPPRKLVDPKLRLGRFYPLGFFRELPGIYEGNPYPGRIIFVDDAREEFKLDANHPLGIFENLKFIMTILEVQPKSSELGGRCRDYWELAFRIGPGMQARYDRIVTDFGLDEKESFTRFDETPDTEFYREPRFLPHIDRCSHNNLINFYSTHLKGKKILDLMSSFESHLSEGDFEVIGLGLNKEELKANPKLKDFVIKDINADPLLPFQNEEFDAVVCDLSIEYLIHPIQVLKEINRILKPKGQIFFSFSNRYFPPKVIKLWIDLQDFERMGYVLELFNQVQGFTNLRTYSLRGFPRPKEDKWAYLTSLSDPLYIVWAEKGG, encoded by the coding sequence ATGAATTTCAGGAATGAAAAAGCTAAAGTATTAGCCCTTTTAGAAGTTCAATTTGAATCTCCTCTTGCAAGACATCAAGATATTTACTTTTGTGACATCAATGTCTGGCGAGAAGCTGATTTACTTCCATCCCCCTTTAAAGAACTTGTCAAAGATGGAGAACCTGGGGCAAAAGCTACACTTGAAGTCTCTGGCAAAGATTTTTTCAACTATAAAGATGCCTGTGTTTATGATGTAAAAAAATATCAGTTTAAGCCCCCAAGGAAACTGGTTGATCCAAAACTTCGCTTAGGTAGATTTTATCCTTTAGGCTTTTTTAGGGAGCTTCCGGGAATCTATGAAGGTAATCCCTATCCAGGGAGAATAATCTTTGTTGATGATGCAAGGGAAGAATTCAAACTTGATGCCAATCACCCTCTTGGTATTTTTGAAAATTTAAAATTTATTATGACCATCCTTGAAGTTCAACCCAAATCCTCTGAACTTGGTGGACGATGCAGAGATTATTGGGAATTAGCTTTCAGGATTGGTCCTGGCATGCAAGCAAGATACGATAGAATAGTGACAGATTTTGGTCTTGATGAGAAAGAGAGCTTTACACGATTTGATGAAACACCAGATACTGAATTCTACAGGGAACCCCGATTTTTACCTCATATTGATAGATGTTCTCATAATAATCTAATAAATTTTTATTCTACTCATTTAAAAGGAAAGAAAATTCTTGATCTAATGAGTAGCTTTGAATCCCATTTATCTGAAGGAGATTTTGAAGTAATTGGACTTGGATTAAATAAAGAGGAACTGAAAGCAAATCCCAAGCTTAAAGATTTTGTGATAAAGGACATAAACGCTGATCCCCTTTTACCTTTTCAAAATGAGGAGTTTGATGCAGTTGTATGTGATCTCTCGATTGAATATTTAATCCATCCAATACAAGTTCTTAAAGAGATAAATCGTATTCTTAAACCTAAAGGTCAGATTTTCTTTAGTTTTTCCAATAGATATTTTCCGCCCAAGGTTATAAAACTCTGGATAGATCTTCAGGATTTTGAAAGAATGGGCTATGTGCTTGAGCTTTTCAATCAGGTTCAGGGTTTTACAAATCTTAGAACTTATAGTCTTAGAGGATTTCCCCGTCCAAAAGAGGATAAATGGGCCTATTTAACCTCTCTTTCAGACCCTCTTTATATAGTCTGGGCAGAAAAGGGAGGTTAG
- a CDS encoding phytoene desaturase family protein, whose translation MKKCMVIGGGIAGVLSARIMELLEREVILIEAGPRLGGCAGTFERNHLKYNIGATTIPSLIPDFPLKRLLDLVNNSPLELAEVHLINPPILIHNNGKTIARFMSPDEDLEEWQRAFPTLKGHKKFLNLSYQITNTLLKSNFYLNNNNILTKTKTILKNMPIYLKIAPYFYKPASALIRELYGQEISDEFYYFLEAQVMITIQTSLKETSALGLLLAIGYSYTGVGKANGGTGKFIEAIALPTNFFLNEKVLKIKKIKNSFLIKTQNETYHADEIILAFPFLENLEIFEDNDFLKYFNKYRSLLSPYSAFVCYGKYMGSTIDPSPSHLIILPETMKNNYFSGYLFLSFLNHSNIRTFTLSTHVPISKLRDFYSSKNFCENLKKQFINYLCETFGEREENFTEVFYATPLTFKKYLNKIHLGGIPFKMENHPFKIPGNITPFKGLFLVGEHSFAYQGWLGISVGILNLYEHLRS comes from the coding sequence ATGAAAAAATGTATGGTGATAGGCGGTGGAATAGCTGGTGTTCTCTCAGCGAGGATAATGGAATTGCTTGAAAGGGAGGTTATTCTTATAGAGGCTGGGCCAAGGCTTGGCGGTTGTGCTGGAACCTTTGAAAGAAACCACCTAAAATACAATATAGGGGCAACAACCATTCCTTCCCTTATACCCGATTTTCCCCTTAAACGTCTCCTTGATCTTGTCAATAATTCTCCCCTTGAGTTAGCTGAAGTTCATCTAATCAATCCCCCTATCTTAATTCATAACAATGGTAAGACTATAGCTCGATTCATGAGCCCTGATGAGGACCTTGAGGAGTGGCAAAGAGCTTTCCCTACACTCAAAGGCCACAAAAAATTTCTAAATCTCTCCTATCAGATTACAAATACTCTTTTAAAATCAAATTTTTATTTAAACAATAACAATATTTTAACAAAAACTAAAACAATTTTAAAAAATATGCCCATATACCTAAAGATTGCTCCTTATTTTTATAAACCAGCTTCAGCTCTTATTAGGGAATTATATGGACAAGAAATATCTGATGAATTTTACTATTTTCTTGAGGCACAAGTTATGATTACCATTCAAACCTCACTCAAAGAGACCTCTGCCCTTGGACTGCTCCTTGCCATAGGGTATTCCTATACCGGGGTGGGTAAAGCTAATGGGGGAACTGGAAAATTTATCGAGGCTATAGCCTTACCCACAAACTTTTTTTTAAATGAAAAGGTCTTAAAAATCAAAAAAATTAAAAATTCTTTCTTAATTAAAACTCAAAATGAAACCTACCATGCAGATGAGATCATTCTTGCTTTTCCCTTTCTGGAAAACCTTGAAATCTTTGAAGATAATGATTTTCTAAAATATTTCAATAAATATCGTAGTCTTTTATCACCATATTCAGCCTTTGTATGTTATGGAAAATATATGGGATCAACCATTGATCCTTCTCCCTCTCATTTAATTATTCTACCTGAGACTATGAAAAATAACTACTTTTCAGGATATCTTTTTCTCTCCTTCCTTAATCACAGTAATATAAGAACTTTCACTTTATCCACGCATGTTCCAATTTCCAAATTGAGAGATTTTTACTCATCTAAAAATTTTTGCGAAAATTTAAAAAAACAATTTATTAACTATCTTTGTGAAACTTTTGGAGAAAGAGAAGAAAACTTTACAGAGGTTTTTTATGCTACTCCCCTTACTTTTAAAAAATATTTAAACAAAATCCATCTTGGTGGAATCCCCTTTAAAATGGAAAACCATCCTTTTAAAATTCCCGGAAATATCACTCCTTTTAAAGGTTTATTTCTTGTAGGAGAACACTCTTTTGCATATCAGGGGTGGTTGGGAATCTCAGTAGGTATATTAAATTTATATGAACATTTAAGAAGTTAA
- a CDS encoding sensor histidine kinase, with protein sequence MRNLELKISIKDWLFILFLSVAFSGLNSCLIYFLLQDDILIGIKIGIILGLILGLFSFGFVTINNYYLLTRIKNSIAWWILSAMASFLAGFLGFLTSFVVVDTLNLPIPQTIKSYPIKVATIIGVLNYLTGLLVFLFVRMGKKKDEIEKFLLSSQIQSTSKVIESHFLVNTLNNIIELIHKDPHQAENYLIALTKFLREIIKMKPLITLEDELDIIRKYIHLENLRKRGRIKFSEEIKEDALKKALLPKLSLQVLVENAIHHGYDGQRELNIKLICKRVHKKLSLTLINDGLPIKEFEKKIGLKTLEKRIQLYGGTFKIESYNPVSFIIELPLQFHHE encoded by the coding sequence ATGAGAAATTTAGAACTCAAAATTTCTATTAAAGACTGGCTATTCATTCTCTTTCTTTCAGTGGCTTTTTCTGGTCTAAATTCATGTTTAATATATTTTTTACTCCAGGATGACATCTTGATTGGGATTAAAATTGGAATAATTCTTGGATTAATACTTGGATTATTTTCCTTTGGATTTGTAACAATCAACAATTATTATCTTCTCACAAGAATTAAAAATTCAATTGCCTGGTGGATCCTTTCAGCCATGGCCTCCTTTCTTGCTGGTTTTTTAGGTTTTTTAACAAGCTTTGTAGTAGTTGACACCCTCAATTTACCGATTCCCCAAACTATAAAATCCTATCCAATAAAAGTTGCAACTATCATCGGAGTTCTTAATTATCTTACAGGACTTTTAGTCTTTCTCTTTGTAAGAATGGGAAAGAAAAAGGATGAAATAGAAAAATTTTTGCTATCCTCCCAAATTCAAAGCACAAGCAAAGTTATTGAATCTCACTTTCTTGTCAATACCCTCAATAACATTATTGAATTAATCCATAAAGATCCTCATCAAGCTGAAAATTATCTAATTGCTCTTACAAAATTTCTGAGAGAAATAATCAAAATGAAGCCCCTTATTACCCTTGAAGATGAATTAGATATTATAAGAAAATATATTCACCTTGAAAATTTAAGAAAAAGAGGCAGAATAAAATTTTCAGAGGAAATCAAGGAAGATGCTTTAAAAAAGGCCCTACTTCCTAAACTCAGTCTACAGGTTCTTGTGGAAAATGCTATACATCATGGATATGATGGACAAAGAGAGTTAAATATTAAACTTATATGCAAAAGGGTGCATAAAAAACTTTCTCTAACTCTTATTAATGATGGGCTACCTATAAAAGAGTTTGAGAAAAAAATAGGTCTAAAAACTCTTGAAAAAAGAATTCAACTCTATGGTGGAACCTTTAAAATTGAATCGTATAATCCTGTTAGCTTTATTATAGAACTTCCCTTACAATTTCATCATGAGTGA
- a CDS encoding LytR/AlgR family response regulator transcription factor, with protein MSDLKILIADDEHLALERLERLLNKLGFEEILKAENAYQAKKILQNHPDIDIVFLDIKMPGKDGLELAREFLNLREDLIVIIQTAYEEYALGAYQSGAIGYLIKPYTLEDLGKVINRIKSLIKLHKRILVLDKKFNLQSLSINQIYYIKADLKHSLVRTKEGFYKCIASIGELEMKLKKHGFFRIHKSFLINLSKVSKIEPKEFGKLSFYFEDINESILSSKSGAKAFREIHKI; from the coding sequence ATGAGTGATTTAAAAATTTTAATAGCAGATGACGAGCACCTTGCCCTGGAAAGACTTGAAAGACTTCTTAATAAACTTGGATTTGAAGAAATTCTAAAGGCTGAAAACGCCTATCAAGCCAAAAAAATCCTTCAGAACCATCCAGATATTGATATTGTCTTTCTTGATATAAAAATGCCTGGAAAAGATGGGCTTGAACTTGCCAGAGAATTTCTTAACCTCAGAGAAGATTTAATCGTTATAATACAAACTGCTTATGAAGAATACGCCCTTGGAGCCTATCAAAGTGGTGCCATAGGCTATCTAATAAAACCCTATACACTCGAAGATCTTGGAAAAGTTATAAATAGAATTAAAAGCCTTATAAAATTGCATAAAAGAATCCTTGTTTTAGATAAAAAATTTAATTTGCAAAGTTTAAGTATTAATCAAATATATTACATAAAAGCTGATCTCAAACATAGTCTTGTGCGCACAAAGGAGGGTTTTTATAAATGTATAGCAAGTATTGGAGAACTTGAAATGAAACTGAAAAAACATGGTTTCTTCAGAATACACAAATCCTTTTTAATAAATTTAAGTAAAGTATCAAAAATTGAACCCAAAGAGTTTGGAAAACTCTCTTTCTATTTTGAAGATATCAATGAAAGTATCCTTTCCAGCAAAAGTGGTGCTAAGGCTTTTAGAGAAATTCATAAGATCTAA
- a CDS encoding deoxyribodipyrimidine photo-lyase, with translation MENKRYIYLNKGVALHGDYVLYVPLASHRVSYNFTLKKAIEEATSFKKPLLILYPLYKNFVTSTQSHIIFLFEGLLDFERDLKRYNLELIVKVGDPFSVVSAASKRAVLIVTDFPYLKGERFFIERIAKITQKPMILVEGNVLVPVTFISQKEELYARNLRPKILKNWINFFEDFTLPEAPFGSYEMDEECLNIEELLKKEHKLLELCRDLEVDLRVPPVREHFQGGYSEAIKKLEVFVREKLPYYRELRSEPGYECESNLSPYLRYGQISPIEILKKIFEVRLMTDDNVKSFFNELVVWRELARNFCLYNDNYDSFSGLPEWARKTLISHMKDPREKKYTLTELEKAEVDNIYWRASQIELLRKGKIHNYMRMYWCKRLLFWTDTPENAFKIALYLNNKYALDGEDPNTYLGVAWCFGAFDHPFTEREILGKVRPFSEFALKRKKSLSLYLKKWLSS, from the coding sequence ATGGAAAATAAGAGATATATTTACTTGAATAAAGGAGTAGCTTTACATGGTGATTATGTTCTATATGTTCCTTTAGCAAGTCATAGAGTTAGTTACAATTTTACTTTAAAAAAGGCAATTGAAGAGGCAACAAGTTTTAAAAAACCTCTCTTAATCCTATATCCCCTCTATAAAAATTTTGTTACTTCAACTCAGTCACACATTATTTTTCTTTTTGAAGGACTCTTAGATTTTGAAAGAGATCTGAAAAGATATAATCTGGAACTGATAGTAAAAGTAGGAGATCCTTTTTCAGTGGTTTCTGCGGCTTCAAAGCGAGCAGTTTTGATTGTTACAGATTTTCCTTATCTTAAAGGAGAAAGGTTTTTTATTGAAAGAATAGCCAAAATAACTCAAAAACCTATGATTCTTGTTGAGGGCAATGTTCTTGTTCCAGTGACTTTTATCTCCCAAAAAGAAGAGCTTTATGCCAGAAATTTAAGGCCAAAAATTCTCAAAAACTGGATAAATTTTTTTGAGGATTTTACCCTTCCTGAGGCTCCTTTTGGTTCCTATGAAATGGATGAAGAATGTCTTAATATAGAAGAGCTTTTGAAAAAAGAGCATAAATTATTGGAATTATGTAGAGATCTGGAAGTAGATTTAAGGGTTCCACCAGTCAGAGAGCATTTTCAAGGTGGTTATTCTGAGGCTATAAAAAAGCTTGAGGTATTTGTGAGGGAAAAACTACCCTATTACAGAGAATTAAGAAGTGAACCTGGGTATGAGTGTGAAAGTAATCTTAGTCCCTATTTGAGATACGGGCAAATAAGCCCCATTGAAATTTTAAAAAAAATTTTTGAAGTCAGGTTAATGACTGATGATAATGTTAAAAGTTTCTTTAATGAGCTTGTTGTGTGGAGAGAACTTGCGAGAAATTTTTGCCTTTACAATGATAATTATGATTCTTTTTCTGGTCTTCCAGAATGGGCAAGAAAAACCCTTATTAGTCATATGAAAGATCCAAGAGAGAAAAAATATACTCTAACGGAATTAGAAAAAGCTGAAGTTGATAATATATACTGGAGGGCCTCTCAAATTGAACTTTTAAGAAAGGGAAAGATCCACAATTATATGCGAATGTATTGGTGTAAAAGGCTTCTTTTTTGGACAGATACACCTGAAAATGCCTTTAAGATTGCATTATATCTTAACAATAAATATGCCCTGGATGGAGAGGATCCTAATACCTATCTTGGAGTTGCATGGTGTTTTGGAGCATTTGATCATCCCTTCACGGAAAGAGAGATTCTGGGAAAAGTAAGGCCTTTTTCAGAATTTGCTTTAAAGAGAAAAAAATCTCTCTCCCTTTATCTTAAAAAATGGCTATCCTCCTAA
- a CDS encoding 2-isopropylmalate synthase codes for MNSKIVFFDTTLRDGEQSPGVSLNIKQKIEIGKAIAELGIDVIEAGFPITSPGDFESVQTIAREVKGATIAALARANQKDIEVAWEAIKPAERPRIHTFIATSDIHLKYKLKKSREEVLELAKQAVSFARSLCPDVEFSAEDATRSNRDFLAQVVLEVVKAGATTINIPDTVGYTIPQEYYDLIKFLIENLKANGYESALKKGDLRISVHCHNDLGLAVANSLSAILAGATQVEGTINGIGERAGNAALEEIIMTLKTRADFFKEKLGYEPLVNINTKKIIPVSQLVSQHTGMLVQPNKAIVGANAFAHESGIHQHGVLCERSTYEIIDPKEIGWTGSAIVLGKHSGRHAISFKLESLGWKLSKEMLDKVFEKYRSEVKDILRKVDDAYLEGIVLDLLLEREYRYKLTSSQVISVLSGSLKPIAQVEIEDKKLGQRVSVGLGIGPIDAAYKAVASALGYTFTGEEGKKSLKLLDFHIDALSGGTSAEGVCGVILEDERGIKSAGLGKDGDIVIASLKALIKALNRLEAYQEKGETLKKEILMV; via the coding sequence TTGAATTCAAAAATAGTTTTCTTTGATACCACTTTAAGGGATGGAGAGCAGTCCCCTGGGGTTTCATTAAATATTAAGCAAAAGATTGAAATTGGAAAGGCCATAGCTGAGCTTGGGATTGATGTAATTGAGGCTGGCTTTCCAATTACCTCACCTGGTGATTTTGAATCTGTGCAAACTATTGCCCGAGAAGTAAAAGGAGCAACTATTGCTGCCCTTGCCAGAGCTAATCAAAAAGACATTGAGGTTGCCTGGGAGGCTATAAAACCTGCTGAAAGACCAAGGATTCATACTTTTATTGCAACCTCTGATATACATCTTAAATATAAGCTCAAAAAATCAAGGGAGGAAGTTTTAGAGCTTGCTAAACAGGCTGTCTCTTTTGCCAGAAGTCTTTGTCCAGATGTAGAGTTTTCTGCTGAAGATGCCACTCGCAGTAATAGAGACTTTTTAGCTCAGGTTGTCCTTGAGGTTGTAAAAGCTGGGGCTACAACTATAAACATCCCTGATACAGTAGGTTACACTATACCTCAAGAATACTATGATTTAATAAAGTTTCTCATTGAAAATCTCAAGGCAAATGGTTATGAATCCGCCCTGAAAAAAGGTGATCTAAGAATTTCTGTGCACTGTCACAATGACCTTGGCTTAGCAGTTGCTAACTCTCTCTCAGCTATCCTTGCTGGAGCAACACAAGTTGAAGGCACTATCAATGGAATCGGAGAAAGAGCAGGTAATGCAGCCTTGGAAGAGATTATTATGACCCTCAAAACCAGAGCTGACTTTTTTAAAGAGAAATTGGGCTATGAACCCCTTGTCAACATAAATACAAAAAAAATAATACCTGTAAGCCAGCTTGTCTCCCAACATACTGGTATGCTTGTGCAACCCAACAAAGCAATTGTGGGGGCAAATGCCTTTGCTCATGAATCGGGTATTCATCAACACGGAGTTCTTTGCGAGAGATCCACTTACGAGATTATTGATCCCAAGGAGATAGGCTGGACAGGCTCTGCAATTGTCCTTGGGAAACATTCAGGAAGGCACGCCATATCTTTTAAACTTGAAAGCCTTGGCTGGAAGCTTTCCAAAGAAATGCTGGATAAGGTCTTTGAAAAATACAGATCTGAAGTGAAAGATATCTTAAGAAAGGTTGATGATGCCTATCTTGAAGGGATTGTCCTTGATCTTTTACTTGAAAGAGAGTATAGATATAAATTGACCTCCTCTCAAGTTATAAGTGTTTTAAGTGGCTCCCTTAAACCTATTGCTCAGGTTGAAATTGAGGATAAAAAACTTGGACAAAGAGTATCCGTTGGTCTTGGTATTGGTCCAATTGATGCAGCTTACAAGGCTGTAGCTTCTGCCCTTGGCTATACCTTTACAGGCGAAGAGGGAAAAAAGAGTTTAAAACTTCTTGACTTTCATATAGATGCCCTATCTGGTGGCACCTCTGCAGAAGGGGTCTGTGGTGTAATTCTTGAAGATGAAAGAGGAATTAAATCTGCAGGGCTGGGTAAAGATGGAGATATTGTTATTGCCAGTCTAAAGGCCCTGATTAAAGCCTTAAACAGGCTTGAAGCCTATCAAGAAAAAGGAGAGACTCTTAAAAAAGAGATTCTTATGGTTTAG
- a CDS encoding tetratricopeptide repeat protein, producing MKKYFLLLCLSVALIISCKAQSQYYQEKAFSHKEIAKLYFDEGRYTEALQELELAKKTDKCDAETFNLFGLVYMTKKDFAKAEEALQEATKLDPSFSEAYTNLGALRMLQGKYQEAISYFEKAISNPLYVNIHLALTNLGWAYYQLGDKERALDYLQRALKENARATKALIYLALIHLNEGDYASAEFYLKRVLKNDRSSMEARYYLGEVFFRQGKLDLAKEIWESVTQIAPNSEWGNLSEERLYLIKKLQTTAPAKP from the coding sequence ATGAAAAAATATTTTCTCCTTTTGTGTTTAAGTGTGGCTTTAATAATTTCATGTAAAGCTCAATCTCAATATTATCAAGAGAAGGCTTTTTCTCATAAAGAGATTGCTAAACTTTATTTTGATGAAGGGCGTTATACAGAGGCTCTTCAGGAGCTTGAATTGGCAAAAAAAACAGATAAGTGCGATGCAGAAACCTTTAATCTTTTTGGGCTTGTTTATATGACCAAAAAGGACTTTGCAAAGGCGGAAGAGGCTCTTCAAGAGGCAACAAAGCTTGACCCCTCCTTTTCTGAAGCTTACACCAATCTTGGAGCTTTGCGCATGCTCCAAGGGAAATATCAGGAGGCTATTTCATATTTTGAGAAGGCTATTTCCAATCCCCTTTATGTTAATATTCATCTTGCTCTGACCAATCTTGGTTGGGCCTATTATCAGCTCGGTGATAAAGAAAGGGCTCTTGATTACCTCCAAAGGGCTCTGAAAGAAAATGCTCGGGCAACCAAGGCTTTAATTTATCTTGCCCTTATTCATCTTAATGAGGGAGATTATGCTTCAGCAGAATTTTATCTCAAGAGAGTCCTGAAAAATGATCGCTCTTCCATGGAGGCAAGATATTATTTGGGAGAAGTCTTTTTTAGACAGGGAAAATTAGATTTGGCCAAAGAAATCTGGGAATCTGTAACTCAAATAGCTCCAAATTCAGAGTGGGGCAATCTCTCTGAGGAGAGGCTTTATTTAATTAAAAAGCTTCAGACTACTGCCCCTGCTAAACCATAA